The following proteins are co-located in the Equus caballus isolate H_3958 breed thoroughbred chromosome 15, TB-T2T, whole genome shotgun sequence genome:
- the SANBR gene encoding SANT and BTB domain regulator of class switch recombination isoform X5, whose amino-acid sequence MLIHVCDEAKNLKEDFICPRDLLISEMKYFAEYLSMDAQRWEEVDISVHCDVHIFNWLIKYVKRNTKENKDCEMPTLEPANVISILISSEFLKMDSLVEQCIQYCHENMNAIVATPCNMNCINANLLTRITDLFTHNEVDDLKDKKDKFRSKLFCKKIERLFDPEYLNPDSRNNAATLYRCCLCKKLLTKETERRIPCIPGKINVDRHGNIIYIHIRDKTWDVHEYLNSLFEELKSWRDVYWRLWGTINWLSCSRCYQAFLCIEFSHCQYHSETVVYPTASSLSTVGTGIYPCCNQKVLRFDPTQLTKGCKVRDHVVTLRDQGEGGDLLSCPTTRILDDLHKHKDVIVVPFPKDTVSDSGVGPCDEKGLDCDVLLEPNTPWGPKSGELNAFLSLKNWTLQLKQQSLFSEEEEYTTGSEVTEDEVGDEEEVSKKQRKKEKPKKLTKQPKKQMSSPGGQKKEKALEKEGVKSQSTSRDVSPFIVSMQKNKWDATRSLRFNQDAQREDDQRRMSEITGHLIKMRLGDLDRVKSKEAKEFAGGIYSRLEAQIKASVPASARQSSSEKNTRSKSRFGPGRPA is encoded by the exons ATGTTGATCCATGTATGTGATGAAGCAAAAAACCTGAAAGAAGATTTTATTTGCCCACGAGATCTTTTGATATCAGAAATGAAGTACTTTGCTGAATATTTATCTATGGATGCCCAGCGCTGGGAAGAGGTGGACATTTCAGTTCATTGTGACGTTCACATTTTCAACTGGttgataaaatatgttaaaaggaACACTAAGGAGAATAAAGATTGTGAGATGCCTACTTTAG agcCAGCAAATGTCATTTCAATTCTTATTTCTTCGGAGTTTTTGAAAATGGATTCATTG GTTGAACAGTGTATTcagtattgccatgaaaatatgAATGCCATAGTAGCTACCCCATGCAACATGAACTGTATTAACGCAAATCTGCTTACACGTATAACTGACCTGTTCACACACAATGAAGTTGATGATTTAAAGGACAAGAAAGATAAGTTTAggag TAAACTTTTTTGTAAGAAGATTGAGAGACTGTTTGATCCTGAGTACCTGAATCCAGATTCTCGGAATAACGCAGCAACATTATACAG ATGCTGTTTGTGTAAGAAACttttaacaaaagaaacagaaagaagaattccttgcattcctggaaaaaTCAATGTGGATCGACATGGAAATATTATCTACATTCACATAAg AGATAAGACTTGGGATGTTCATGAGTATTTGAATAGTCTTTTTGAAGAATTAAAATCTTGGAGAGATGTATATTGGCGTTTGTGGGGAACAATCAATTGGCTATCTTGTTCAAGATGTTACCAG GCTTTTCTCTGTATAGAATTTTCACATTGTCAATATCACTCAGAAACAGTGGTTTATCCTACAGCAAGTTCACTGAGTACTGTTGGCACTGGAATTTATCCCTGCTGTAACCAAAAGGTTCTTCGGTTTGATCCTACTCAGCTTACTAAG GGTTGTAAAGTGAGGGATCACGTGGTTACTCTTCGTGATCAAGGTGAAGGTGGAGATTTGCTCTCCTGTCCGACTACTAGAATATTGGATGATCTGCACAAGCACAAAGATGTCATTGTTGTACCTTTTCCTAAAGACACAGTTAG tgatTCTGGAGTTGGTCCCTGTGATGAAAAGGGTCTAGACTGTGATGTTTTACTAGAGCCAAATACACCATGGGGCCCCAAAAGTGGGGAGCTCAATGCT ttcCTGTCACTGAAAAACTGGACTCTGCAACTG aaacaaCAGTCGTTATtttcagaagaagaagaatatacCACCGGATCTGAGGTCACTGAAGATGAAGTTGGAGATGAAGAGGAAGTATCCAAGAAACAAA gaaaaaaggagaagccAAAGAAGCTCACTAAACAACCAAAAAAGCAGATGTCTTCACCCGGtggtcagaagaaagaaaaggcattggAGAAG GAAGGAGTAAAAAGCCAG TCAACTTCTAGAGATGTGTCTCCTTTCAT tGTAAGTATGCAGAAGAATAAATGGGATGCTACAAGATCTCTGAGATTTAACCAGGATGCACAAAGAGAAGATG ATCAGCGGCGGATGTCTGAAATTACAGGGCACCTAATAAAGATGAGATTGGGTGATCTGGACCGAGTCAAGTCAAAGGAAGCAAAAGAA TTTGCAGGAGGCATTTATTCCAGACTCGAAGCGCAAATCAAGGCCTCCGTACCAGCCAGCGCGCGGCAGAGCAGCTCAGAGAAGAACACGAG GTCTAAAAGCCGTTTTGGTCCAGGGCGTCCTGCATAA
- the SANBR gene encoding SANT and BTB domain regulator of class switch recombination isoform X3 — MSRGYSENNNFLNNNNQMVLDMILYPLIGIHETINWETVARLVPGLTPKECAKRFDELKSSGSSPVDNQYSPLMAAGDSPVETLATYIKSSLLDTQGEFQETLLGQDAVSKTEPANVISILISSEFLKMDSLVEQCIQYCHENMNAIVATPCNMNCINANLLTRITDLFTHNEVDDLKDKKDKFRSKLFCKKIERLFDPEYLNPDSRNNAATLYRCCLCKKLLTKETERRIPCIPGKINVDRHGNIIYIHIRDKTWDVHEYLNSLFEELKSWRDVYWRLWGTINWLSCSRCYQAFLCIEFSHCQYHSETVVYPTASSLSTVGTGIYPCCNQKVLRFDPTQLTKGCKVRDHVVTLRDQGEGGDLLSCPTTRILDDLHKHKDVIVVPFPKDTVSDSGVGPCDEKGLDCDVLLEPNTPWGPKSGELNAFLSLKNWTLQLKQQSLFSEEEEYTTGSEVTEDEVGDEEEVSKKQRKKEKPKKLTKQPKKQMSSPGGQKKEKALEKEGVKSQSTSRDVSPFIVSMQKNKWDATRSLRFNQDAQREDDQRRMSEITGHLIKMRLGDLDRVKSKEAKEFAGGIYSRLEAQIKASVPASARQSSSEKNTRSKSRFGPGRPA; from the exons TGTGCAAAAAGGTTTGATGAACTGAAGAGCAGTGGAAGCTCACCTGTTGACAACCAGTATAGTCCTCTAATGGCTGCTGGAGATAGTCCTGTTGAAACTTTAGCCACATATATCAAATCTTCGCTTCTTGACACACAGGGAGAATTTCAGGAGACTCTACTTGGTCAGGATGCAGTTTCCAAAACAG agcCAGCAAATGTCATTTCAATTCTTATTTCTTCGGAGTTTTTGAAAATGGATTCATTG GTTGAACAGTGTATTcagtattgccatgaaaatatgAATGCCATAGTAGCTACCCCATGCAACATGAACTGTATTAACGCAAATCTGCTTACACGTATAACTGACCTGTTCACACACAATGAAGTTGATGATTTAAAGGACAAGAAAGATAAGTTTAggag TAAACTTTTTTGTAAGAAGATTGAGAGACTGTTTGATCCTGAGTACCTGAATCCAGATTCTCGGAATAACGCAGCAACATTATACAG ATGCTGTTTGTGTAAGAAACttttaacaaaagaaacagaaagaagaattccttgcattcctggaaaaaTCAATGTGGATCGACATGGAAATATTATCTACATTCACATAAg AGATAAGACTTGGGATGTTCATGAGTATTTGAATAGTCTTTTTGAAGAATTAAAATCTTGGAGAGATGTATATTGGCGTTTGTGGGGAACAATCAATTGGCTATCTTGTTCAAGATGTTACCAG GCTTTTCTCTGTATAGAATTTTCACATTGTCAATATCACTCAGAAACAGTGGTTTATCCTACAGCAAGTTCACTGAGTACTGTTGGCACTGGAATTTATCCCTGCTGTAACCAAAAGGTTCTTCGGTTTGATCCTACTCAGCTTACTAAG GGTTGTAAAGTGAGGGATCACGTGGTTACTCTTCGTGATCAAGGTGAAGGTGGAGATTTGCTCTCCTGTCCGACTACTAGAATATTGGATGATCTGCACAAGCACAAAGATGTCATTGTTGTACCTTTTCCTAAAGACACAGTTAG tgatTCTGGAGTTGGTCCCTGTGATGAAAAGGGTCTAGACTGTGATGTTTTACTAGAGCCAAATACACCATGGGGCCCCAAAAGTGGGGAGCTCAATGCT ttcCTGTCACTGAAAAACTGGACTCTGCAACTG aaacaaCAGTCGTTATtttcagaagaagaagaatatacCACCGGATCTGAGGTCACTGAAGATGAAGTTGGAGATGAAGAGGAAGTATCCAAGAAACAAA gaaaaaaggagaagccAAAGAAGCTCACTAAACAACCAAAAAAGCAGATGTCTTCACCCGGtggtcagaagaaagaaaaggcattggAGAAG GAAGGAGTAAAAAGCCAG TCAACTTCTAGAGATGTGTCTCCTTTCAT tGTAAGTATGCAGAAGAATAAATGGGATGCTACAAGATCTCTGAGATTTAACCAGGATGCACAAAGAGAAGATG ATCAGCGGCGGATGTCTGAAATTACAGGGCACCTAATAAAGATGAGATTGGGTGATCTGGACCGAGTCAAGTCAAAGGAAGCAAAAGAA TTTGCAGGAGGCATTTATTCCAGACTCGAAGCGCAAATCAAGGCCTCCGTACCAGCCAGCGCGCGGCAGAGCAGCTCAGAGAAGAACACGAG GTCTAAAAGCCGTTTTGGTCCAGGGCGTCCTGCATAA
- the SANBR gene encoding SANT and BTB domain regulator of class switch recombination isoform X1, whose translation MSRGYSENNNFLNNNNQMVLDMILYPLIGIHETINWETVARLVPGLTPKECAKRFDELKSSGSSPVDNQYSPLMAAGDSPVETLATYIKSSLLDTQGEFQETLLGQDAVSKTGRHSIASTRNCSSESENCTTRNGGEKTEESEGPNMLIHVCDEAKNLKEDFICPRDLLISEMKYFAEYLSMDAQRWEEVDISVHCDVHIFNWLIKYVKRNTKENKDCEMPTLEPANVISILISSEFLKMDSLVEQCIQYCHENMNAIVATPCNMNCINANLLTRITDLFTHNEVDDLKDKKDKFRSKLFCKKIERLFDPEYLNPDSRNNAATLYRCCLCKKLLTKETERRIPCIPGKINVDRHGNIIYIHIRDKTWDVHEYLNSLFEELKSWRDVYWRLWGTINWLSCSRCYQAFLCIEFSHCQYHSETVVYPTASSLSTVGTGIYPCCNQKVLRFDPTQLTKGCKVRDHVVTLRDQGEGGDLLSCPTTRILDDLHKHKDVIVVPFPKDTVSDSGVGPCDEKGLDCDVLLEPNTPWGPKSGELNAFLSLKNWTLQLKQQSLFSEEEEYTTGSEVTEDEVGDEEEVSKKQRKKEKPKKLTKQPKKQMSSPGGQKKEKALEKEGVKSQSTSRDVSPFIVSMQKNKWDATRSLRFNQDAQREDDQRRMSEITGHLIKMRLGDLDRVKSKEAKEFAGGIYSRLEAQIKASVPASARQSSSEKNTRSKSRFGPGRPA comes from the exons TGTGCAAAAAGGTTTGATGAACTGAAGAGCAGTGGAAGCTCACCTGTTGACAACCAGTATAGTCCTCTAATGGCTGCTGGAGATAGTCCTGTTGAAACTTTAGCCACATATATCAAATCTTCGCTTCTTGACACACAGGGAGAATTTCAGGAGACTCTACTTGGTCAGGATGCAGTTTCCAAAACAG GAAGACATAGTATAGCTTCCACAAGGAATTGTTCTTCAGAAAGTGAAAATTGTACTACTCGTAATGGTGGAGAAAAGACTGAAGAATCTGAAGG GCCAAACATGTTGATCCATGTATGTGATGAAGCAAAAAACCTGAAAGAAGATTTTATTTGCCCACGAGATCTTTTGATATCAGAAATGAAGTACTTTGCTGAATATTTATCTATGGATGCCCAGCGCTGGGAAGAGGTGGACATTTCAGTTCATTGTGACGTTCACATTTTCAACTGGttgataaaatatgttaaaaggaACACTAAGGAGAATAAAGATTGTGAGATGCCTACTTTAG agcCAGCAAATGTCATTTCAATTCTTATTTCTTCGGAGTTTTTGAAAATGGATTCATTG GTTGAACAGTGTATTcagtattgccatgaaaatatgAATGCCATAGTAGCTACCCCATGCAACATGAACTGTATTAACGCAAATCTGCTTACACGTATAACTGACCTGTTCACACACAATGAAGTTGATGATTTAAAGGACAAGAAAGATAAGTTTAggag TAAACTTTTTTGTAAGAAGATTGAGAGACTGTTTGATCCTGAGTACCTGAATCCAGATTCTCGGAATAACGCAGCAACATTATACAG ATGCTGTTTGTGTAAGAAACttttaacaaaagaaacagaaagaagaattccttgcattcctggaaaaaTCAATGTGGATCGACATGGAAATATTATCTACATTCACATAAg AGATAAGACTTGGGATGTTCATGAGTATTTGAATAGTCTTTTTGAAGAATTAAAATCTTGGAGAGATGTATATTGGCGTTTGTGGGGAACAATCAATTGGCTATCTTGTTCAAGATGTTACCAG GCTTTTCTCTGTATAGAATTTTCACATTGTCAATATCACTCAGAAACAGTGGTTTATCCTACAGCAAGTTCACTGAGTACTGTTGGCACTGGAATTTATCCCTGCTGTAACCAAAAGGTTCTTCGGTTTGATCCTACTCAGCTTACTAAG GGTTGTAAAGTGAGGGATCACGTGGTTACTCTTCGTGATCAAGGTGAAGGTGGAGATTTGCTCTCCTGTCCGACTACTAGAATATTGGATGATCTGCACAAGCACAAAGATGTCATTGTTGTACCTTTTCCTAAAGACACAGTTAG tgatTCTGGAGTTGGTCCCTGTGATGAAAAGGGTCTAGACTGTGATGTTTTACTAGAGCCAAATACACCATGGGGCCCCAAAAGTGGGGAGCTCAATGCT ttcCTGTCACTGAAAAACTGGACTCTGCAACTG aaacaaCAGTCGTTATtttcagaagaagaagaatatacCACCGGATCTGAGGTCACTGAAGATGAAGTTGGAGATGAAGAGGAAGTATCCAAGAAACAAA gaaaaaaggagaagccAAAGAAGCTCACTAAACAACCAAAAAAGCAGATGTCTTCACCCGGtggtcagaagaaagaaaaggcattggAGAAG GAAGGAGTAAAAAGCCAG TCAACTTCTAGAGATGTGTCTCCTTTCAT tGTAAGTATGCAGAAGAATAAATGGGATGCTACAAGATCTCTGAGATTTAACCAGGATGCACAAAGAGAAGATG ATCAGCGGCGGATGTCTGAAATTACAGGGCACCTAATAAAGATGAGATTGGGTGATCTGGACCGAGTCAAGTCAAAGGAAGCAAAAGAA TTTGCAGGAGGCATTTATTCCAGACTCGAAGCGCAAATCAAGGCCTCCGTACCAGCCAGCGCGCGGCAGAGCAGCTCAGAGAAGAACACGAG GTCTAAAAGCCGTTTTGGTCCAGGGCGTCCTGCATAA
- the SANBR gene encoding SANT and BTB domain regulator of class switch recombination isoform X4: MSRGYSENNNFLNNNNQMVLDMILYPLIGIHETINWETVARLVPGLTPKECAKRFDELKSSGSSPVDNQYSPLMAAGDSPVETLATYIKSSLLDTQGEFQETLLGQDAVSKTEPANVISILISSEFLKMDSLVEQCIQYCHENMNAIVATPCNMNCINANLLTRITDLFTHNEVDDLKDKKDKFRSKLFCKKIERLFDPEYLNPDSRNNAATLYRCCLCKKLLTKETERRIPCIPGKINVDRHGNIIYIHIRDKTWDVHEYLNSLFEELKSWRDVYWRLWGTINWLSCSRCYQAFLCIEFSHCQYHSETVVYPTASSLSTVGTGIYPCCNQKVLRFDPTQLTKGCKVRDHVVTLRDQGEGGDLLSCPTTRILDDLHKHKDVIVVPFPKDTVSDSGVGPCDEKGLDCDVLLEPNTPWGPKSGELNAFLSLKNWTLQLKQQSLFSEEEEYTTGSEVTEDEVGDEEEVSKKQRKKEKPKKLTKQPKKQMSSPGGQKKEKALEKSTSRDVSPFIVSMQKNKWDATRSLRFNQDAQREDDQRRMSEITGHLIKMRLGDLDRVKSKEAKEFAGGIYSRLEAQIKASVPASARQSSSEKNTRSKSRFGPGRPA; the protein is encoded by the exons TGTGCAAAAAGGTTTGATGAACTGAAGAGCAGTGGAAGCTCACCTGTTGACAACCAGTATAGTCCTCTAATGGCTGCTGGAGATAGTCCTGTTGAAACTTTAGCCACATATATCAAATCTTCGCTTCTTGACACACAGGGAGAATTTCAGGAGACTCTACTTGGTCAGGATGCAGTTTCCAAAACAG agcCAGCAAATGTCATTTCAATTCTTATTTCTTCGGAGTTTTTGAAAATGGATTCATTG GTTGAACAGTGTATTcagtattgccatgaaaatatgAATGCCATAGTAGCTACCCCATGCAACATGAACTGTATTAACGCAAATCTGCTTACACGTATAACTGACCTGTTCACACACAATGAAGTTGATGATTTAAAGGACAAGAAAGATAAGTTTAggag TAAACTTTTTTGTAAGAAGATTGAGAGACTGTTTGATCCTGAGTACCTGAATCCAGATTCTCGGAATAACGCAGCAACATTATACAG ATGCTGTTTGTGTAAGAAACttttaacaaaagaaacagaaagaagaattccttgcattcctggaaaaaTCAATGTGGATCGACATGGAAATATTATCTACATTCACATAAg AGATAAGACTTGGGATGTTCATGAGTATTTGAATAGTCTTTTTGAAGAATTAAAATCTTGGAGAGATGTATATTGGCGTTTGTGGGGAACAATCAATTGGCTATCTTGTTCAAGATGTTACCAG GCTTTTCTCTGTATAGAATTTTCACATTGTCAATATCACTCAGAAACAGTGGTTTATCCTACAGCAAGTTCACTGAGTACTGTTGGCACTGGAATTTATCCCTGCTGTAACCAAAAGGTTCTTCGGTTTGATCCTACTCAGCTTACTAAG GGTTGTAAAGTGAGGGATCACGTGGTTACTCTTCGTGATCAAGGTGAAGGTGGAGATTTGCTCTCCTGTCCGACTACTAGAATATTGGATGATCTGCACAAGCACAAAGATGTCATTGTTGTACCTTTTCCTAAAGACACAGTTAG tgatTCTGGAGTTGGTCCCTGTGATGAAAAGGGTCTAGACTGTGATGTTTTACTAGAGCCAAATACACCATGGGGCCCCAAAAGTGGGGAGCTCAATGCT ttcCTGTCACTGAAAAACTGGACTCTGCAACTG aaacaaCAGTCGTTATtttcagaagaagaagaatatacCACCGGATCTGAGGTCACTGAAGATGAAGTTGGAGATGAAGAGGAAGTATCCAAGAAACAAA gaaaaaaggagaagccAAAGAAGCTCACTAAACAACCAAAAAAGCAGATGTCTTCACCCGGtggtcagaagaaagaaaaggcattggAGAAG TCAACTTCTAGAGATGTGTCTCCTTTCAT tGTAAGTATGCAGAAGAATAAATGGGATGCTACAAGATCTCTGAGATTTAACCAGGATGCACAAAGAGAAGATG ATCAGCGGCGGATGTCTGAAATTACAGGGCACCTAATAAAGATGAGATTGGGTGATCTGGACCGAGTCAAGTCAAAGGAAGCAAAAGAA TTTGCAGGAGGCATTTATTCCAGACTCGAAGCGCAAATCAAGGCCTCCGTACCAGCCAGCGCGCGGCAGAGCAGCTCAGAGAAGAACACGAG GTCTAAAAGCCGTTTTGGTCCAGGGCGTCCTGCATAA
- the SANBR gene encoding SANT and BTB domain regulator of class switch recombination isoform X6, producing MLIHVCDEAKNLKEDFICPRDLLISEMKYFAEYLSMDAQRWEEVDISVHCDVHIFNWLIKYVKRNTKENKDCEMPTLEPANVISILISSEFLKMDSLVEQCIQYCHENMNAIVATPCNMNCINANLLTRITDLFTHNEVDDLKDKKDKFRSKLFCKKIERLFDPEYLNPDSRNNAATLYRCCLCKKLLTKETERRIPCIPGKINVDRHGNIIYIHIRDKTWDVHEYLNSLFEELKSWRDVYWRLWGTINWLSCSRCYQAFLCIEFSHCQYHSETVVYPTASSLSTVGTGIYPCCNQKVLRFDPTQLTKGCKVRDHVVTLRDQGEGGDLLSCPTTRILDDLHKHKDVIVVPFPKDTVSDSGVGPCDEKGLDCDVLLEPNTPWGPKSGELNAFLSLKNWTLQLKQQSLFSEEEEYTTGSEVTEDEVGDEEEVSKKQRKKEKPKKLTKQPKKQMSSPGGQKKEKALEKSTSRDVSPFIVSMQKNKWDATRSLRFNQDAQREDDQRRMSEITGHLIKMRLGDLDRVKSKEAKEFAGGIYSRLEAQIKASVPASARQSSSEKNTRSKSRFGPGRPA from the exons ATGTTGATCCATGTATGTGATGAAGCAAAAAACCTGAAAGAAGATTTTATTTGCCCACGAGATCTTTTGATATCAGAAATGAAGTACTTTGCTGAATATTTATCTATGGATGCCCAGCGCTGGGAAGAGGTGGACATTTCAGTTCATTGTGACGTTCACATTTTCAACTGGttgataaaatatgttaaaaggaACACTAAGGAGAATAAAGATTGTGAGATGCCTACTTTAG agcCAGCAAATGTCATTTCAATTCTTATTTCTTCGGAGTTTTTGAAAATGGATTCATTG GTTGAACAGTGTATTcagtattgccatgaaaatatgAATGCCATAGTAGCTACCCCATGCAACATGAACTGTATTAACGCAAATCTGCTTACACGTATAACTGACCTGTTCACACACAATGAAGTTGATGATTTAAAGGACAAGAAAGATAAGTTTAggag TAAACTTTTTTGTAAGAAGATTGAGAGACTGTTTGATCCTGAGTACCTGAATCCAGATTCTCGGAATAACGCAGCAACATTATACAG ATGCTGTTTGTGTAAGAAACttttaacaaaagaaacagaaagaagaattccttgcattcctggaaaaaTCAATGTGGATCGACATGGAAATATTATCTACATTCACATAAg AGATAAGACTTGGGATGTTCATGAGTATTTGAATAGTCTTTTTGAAGAATTAAAATCTTGGAGAGATGTATATTGGCGTTTGTGGGGAACAATCAATTGGCTATCTTGTTCAAGATGTTACCAG GCTTTTCTCTGTATAGAATTTTCACATTGTCAATATCACTCAGAAACAGTGGTTTATCCTACAGCAAGTTCACTGAGTACTGTTGGCACTGGAATTTATCCCTGCTGTAACCAAAAGGTTCTTCGGTTTGATCCTACTCAGCTTACTAAG GGTTGTAAAGTGAGGGATCACGTGGTTACTCTTCGTGATCAAGGTGAAGGTGGAGATTTGCTCTCCTGTCCGACTACTAGAATATTGGATGATCTGCACAAGCACAAAGATGTCATTGTTGTACCTTTTCCTAAAGACACAGTTAG tgatTCTGGAGTTGGTCCCTGTGATGAAAAGGGTCTAGACTGTGATGTTTTACTAGAGCCAAATACACCATGGGGCCCCAAAAGTGGGGAGCTCAATGCT ttcCTGTCACTGAAAAACTGGACTCTGCAACTG aaacaaCAGTCGTTATtttcagaagaagaagaatatacCACCGGATCTGAGGTCACTGAAGATGAAGTTGGAGATGAAGAGGAAGTATCCAAGAAACAAA gaaaaaaggagaagccAAAGAAGCTCACTAAACAACCAAAAAAGCAGATGTCTTCACCCGGtggtcagaagaaagaaaaggcattggAGAAG TCAACTTCTAGAGATGTGTCTCCTTTCAT tGTAAGTATGCAGAAGAATAAATGGGATGCTACAAGATCTCTGAGATTTAACCAGGATGCACAAAGAGAAGATG ATCAGCGGCGGATGTCTGAAATTACAGGGCACCTAATAAAGATGAGATTGGGTGATCTGGACCGAGTCAAGTCAAAGGAAGCAAAAGAA TTTGCAGGAGGCATTTATTCCAGACTCGAAGCGCAAATCAAGGCCTCCGTACCAGCCAGCGCGCGGCAGAGCAGCTCAGAGAAGAACACGAG GTCTAAAAGCCGTTTTGGTCCAGGGCGTCCTGCATAA